One Salvelinus namaycush isolate Seneca chromosome 4, SaNama_1.0, whole genome shotgun sequence genomic window carries:
- the LOC120046081 gene encoding protein Tob1-like, whose translation MQLEIQVALNFIISYLYNKLPRRRVNIFGEELERQLKKKYEGHWYTDKPYKGSGYRCLHVGEKVDPVVEQAAKESGLDLDDVRDNLPQDLSVWIDPFEVSYQLGEKGQVKVLYVDDDNENNGSELDKEIKNSFNPEAQVFMPISDSIGTSSESSSPSPPFGQSAAISPSFMPRSTYPITFTTATFAATKFGSTKMKVSGRNNNNNNGNGNGNKVACTSPTNDLGLNVNTLMKQKAVSTSMYSLYSLGQQQNASALSPNAKEFVFPSLQGQGSSGGVFPSLQGQGSSGGVFPGLQGQGSSGGVFPSLQGQRSSGGVFPSLQGQGSSGGVFPSLQGQGSSGGVFPSLQGQGSSGGVFPSLQGQRSSGGVFPSEGSLSLNPLQYNNAFDVFAAYGDLNDKSLNDGLNFNLSNMQYSKQQFQSVMAN comes from the coding sequence ATGCAGCTTGAAATCCAAGTAGCACTTAACTTTATTATTTCCTATTTGTACAACAAACTCCCCAGACGGCGTGTGAACATCTTCGGGGAGGAGCTCGAGAGGCAGCTGAAGAAGAAGTACGAGGGCCACTGGTACACGGATAAGCCATACAAGGGCTCTGGGTACAGGTGCCTCCACGTAGGGGAGAAGGTGGACCCTGTGGTGGAGCAGGCAGCCAAGGAGAGTGGCCTGGACTTGGACGACGTCCGGGATAATCTCCCTCAGGACCTAAGTGTGTGGATTGACCCCTTCGAGGTGTCCTACCAGCTTGGCGAGAAGGGGCAGGTCAAGGTGCTGTACGTGGATGATGACAATGAGAACAACGGGTCCGAGTTGGACAAGGAGATCAAGAACAGCTTCAACCCAGAGGCCCAGGTCTTCATGCCCATCAGTGACTCTATCGGGACCTCTTCTGAGTCCAGCTCTCCTTCACCCCCCTTCGGGCAATCTGCGGCCATTAGCCCCTCCTTCATGCCGCGCTCCACCTATCCTATAACCTTCACCACCGCCACCTTCGCCGCCACCAAGTTTGGCTCCACCAAGATGAAGGTCTCCGGccgcaacaacaacaacaacaatggtAACGGCAACGGCAACAAGGTGGCCTGCACCTCCCCAACCAACGACCTGGGGCTGAATGTGAACACCCTAATGAAGCAGAAAGCCGTTTCCACCTCTATGTACTCTCTGTATAGCCTGGGCCAGCAGCAGAATGCCTCTGCACTCTCTCCTAATGCTAAGGAGTTTGTGTTCCCCAGCCTCCAGGGTCAGGGGAGCTCCGGTGGCGTGTTCCCCAGCCTCCAGGGTCAGGGGAGCTCCGGTGGCGTGTTCCCCGGCCTCCAGGGTCAGGGGAGCTCTGGTGGCGTGTTCCCCAGCCTCCAGGGTCAGAGGAGCTCCGGTGGCGTGTTCCCCAGCCTCCAGGGTCAGGGGAGCTCTGGTGGCGTGTTCCCCAGCCTCCAGGGTCAGGGGAGCTCTGGTGGCGTGTTCCCCAGCCTCCAGGGTCAGGGGAGCTCCGGTGGCGTGTTCCCCAGCCTCCAGGGTCAGAGGAGCTCCGGTGGCGTGTTCCCCAGCGAGGGCTCTCTCAGCCTCAACCCGCTGCAGTACAACAATGCCTTTGACGTGTTTGCGGCCTACGGAGATCTCAACGACAAGTCCCTCAATGATGGGCTGAACTTCAACCTCAGCAACATGCAGTATTCCAAGCAGCAATTCCAGTCGGTCATGGCTAACTAA